The following proteins come from a genomic window of Nostoc sp. ATCC 53789:
- the recG gene encoding ATP-dependent DNA helicase RecG codes for MTNEKPDWIRLHKALAIEAERGFTDLMGREYRFSEFLSLTLGKFPTGLPQTERRRWQGLAVQFASYPHLALEERQHLIAETRRYLSQLQQNEQGEEGKQGKINQLKIQVALPAHQRRDPKSPIVSEMSRRLAPKIDQKLSDLPEIGFKKADNLARLGLHTVRDLLFYYPRDHIDYARQVNIRELQAGETVTIVATVKRCNCFSSPKNQKLSILELVVKDNSGQLKIGRFYAGTRFSSRAWQESLKRRYPVGSILAACGLVKESKYGLTLDNPELEVLANPGDSIESLNIGRVVPIYGLTEGVVANTVRQAVITALPAAANLKDPLPSGLRQKYGLMELKDAIANIHFPSDSAALQVARRRLVFDEFFYLQLGLLQRQQQARAIQTSAILVPRGQLVEKFHEILPFKLTGAQQRVLNDILNDLQKPVPMNRLVQGDVGSGKTVVAVLAILAAIQSGYQAALMAPTEVLAEQHYRKLVSWFNLLHLPVELLTGSTKTAKRRQIHSQLGTGELPLLVGTHALIQDSVNFQQLGLVVIDEQHRFGVEQRARLQQKGEQPHVLTMTATPIPRTLALTIHGDLDVSQIDELPPGRQKIQTTVLSGQQRNHAYDLIRREIAQGRQVYVVLPLVEESEKLDLRSAVDEHQKLQESIFPDFQVGLLHGRMSSAEKDESITKFRDNQTQVLVSTTVVEVGVDVPNATVMLIENAERFGLSQLHQLRGRVGRGAAQSYCLLMSSSRSPDAQQRLKVLEQSQDGFFISEMDMRFRGPGQVLGTRQSGVPDFTLASLVEDEEVLLLARQAAEKIIEMDVTLERWYLMKEELKYRYERLMGGAILT; via the coding sequence ATGACTAATGAAAAACCAGATTGGATACGATTGCACAAAGCCTTGGCAATAGAAGCCGAACGGGGCTTTACAGACTTGATGGGTAGAGAATATCGCTTCAGTGAATTTTTAAGCTTGACTTTGGGCAAATTCCCAACAGGCTTACCCCAAACTGAACGCCGCCGTTGGCAAGGACTAGCAGTGCAATTTGCTAGTTATCCACATCTAGCACTGGAAGAAAGACAACATTTAATAGCAGAAACTCGTAGGTATCTATCACAACTCCAGCAAAATGAGCAGGGGGAGGAAGGGAAGCAGGGGAAAATTAATCAATTAAAAATTCAAGTTGCGCTTCCAGCGCACCAAAGGCGCGACCCAAAATCTCCCATTGTTAGTGAGATGAGTCGGAGGCTTGCACCGAAAATTGACCAAAAACTCAGTGATTTACCAGAAATAGGTTTCAAAAAAGCTGATAATTTGGCGCGGCTTGGTTTACACACTGTCCGCGACTTGCTTTTCTATTATCCTCGTGACCACATTGATTATGCGCGTCAGGTAAATATCCGCGAGTTACAGGCAGGTGAGACGGTGACAATAGTGGCTACAGTGAAGCGTTGTAACTGCTTTAGTAGCCCTAAAAATCAGAAATTATCAATTTTAGAACTGGTCGTAAAAGATAATAGCGGTCAACTCAAAATTGGTCGTTTTTACGCAGGTACACGCTTTAGTAGTCGCGCCTGGCAAGAAAGTTTAAAACGTCGTTATCCAGTGGGTAGTATTTTAGCCGCGTGTGGGTTGGTGAAAGAAAGTAAATACGGTTTGACGCTTGATAATCCAGAACTAGAGGTTTTGGCAAATCCAGGAGATTCGATTGAGTCGCTGAATATTGGGCGAGTAGTGCCAATTTATGGATTGACTGAAGGCGTAGTGGCGAATACAGTCCGACAGGCGGTAATTACTGCTTTACCTGCTGCGGCTAACCTGAAAGACCCTTTACCAAGTGGTTTGCGGCAGAAATATGGTTTGATGGAATTGAAAGATGCGATCGCTAATATCCATTTTCCCAGCGATAGCGCCGCCCTGCAAGTTGCCCGTCGTCGCCTAGTTTTTGATGAATTTTTCTACCTGCAACTTGGGTTACTACAACGTCAGCAGCAAGCAAGGGCGATTCAAACTAGCGCCATCCTAGTCCCGCGAGGTCAACTTGTAGAAAAATTCCACGAAATACTGCCTTTTAAACTCACTGGCGCACAGCAACGAGTCCTTAACGACATTCTCAACGACTTACAAAAACCTGTGCCAATGAATCGTTTGGTGCAAGGTGATGTTGGTTCGGGTAAAACCGTCGTCGCTGTGCTAGCTATCCTCGCAGCAATTCAATCTGGCTACCAAGCCGCGTTGATGGCTCCCACAGAAGTTTTGGCAGAACAACATTATCGTAAGTTAGTTAGTTGGTTTAATCTCTTGCATTTACCAGTGGAATTACTGACAGGTTCTACTAAAACTGCTAAACGAAGACAAATACATTCTCAGTTAGGAACTGGTGAATTACCTCTGTTAGTGGGAACTCATGCCTTAATTCAAGACTCTGTAAACTTCCAGCAACTAGGGTTAGTGGTAATAGATGAACAGCATCGCTTTGGAGTAGAACAACGGGCGCGTTTGCAACAAAAAGGCGAACAACCCCATGTGTTAACTATGACAGCTACCCCGATTCCTCGAACCTTGGCACTGACGATACACGGAGATTTGGATGTCAGCCAAATTGATGAGTTACCACCAGGACGGCAAAAGATTCAGACAACAGTATTATCTGGTCAGCAACGCAACCATGCTTACGACCTCATCCGTCGAGAAATAGCCCAAGGTAGACAAGTTTATGTGGTTTTGCCATTAGTGGAAGAATCAGAAAAACTGGATTTACGATCGGCTGTTGATGAGCATCAAAAGTTACAAGAAAGTATTTTTCCCGATTTTCAGGTGGGATTACTGCACGGTCGTATGAGTTCAGCCGAAAAGGACGAATCTATTACCAAATTCCGTGATAACCAAACGCAGGTTTTGGTTTCTACTACCGTTGTCGAGGTTGGTGTAGACGTACCTAATGCTACAGTCATGCTCATTGAAAATGCAGAGCGATTTGGTTTATCGCAACTCCACCAATTGCGGGGGCGTGTCGGTCGTGGTGCGGCTCAATCTTACTGTCTGTTGATGAGCAGTTCCAGAAGTCCTGATGCTCAACAACGGTTGAAGGTGTTAGAACAATCTCAGGATGGTTTTTTCATTTCTGAGATGGATATGCGTTTTCGGGGCCCAGGGCAAGTACTGGGAACTCGTCAATCGGGAGTGCCAGATTTTACCTTAGCAAGTTTGGTTGAAGATGAAGAAGTTTTACTTTTAGCGCGGCAAGCAGCAGAAAAAATAATAGAGATGGATGTTACTCTAGAGCGCTGGTATTTGATGAAAGAAGAGTTGAAGTATCGATATGAACGGTTAATGGGTGGAGCGATTTTGACGTAA
- a CDS encoding glycosyltransferase has product MGETVFFSVVIPTYNRQPILEKCLRALEVQELSQPSSVTDYEIVLVDDGSTDGTLEWLAEHKEEFRHVRWFQQDHAGPAAARNLGVEQAQGDTIIFIDSDLVVLKNFLQAHADALVQGKEKLGSDRFFTYGAVINTCNFDNPTAEPYKVTDFSAAFFATGNVAIPKHWLDKAGLFDTSFQLYGWEDLELGVRLKKLGLTLIKCPEAVGYHWHPAFNLEQIPRLIDQEIQRGRMGVLFYQKHPTWEVRMMIQMTWLHRLLWGILSLNGALNERTMAPLLQWLINLGKPQLALEIARIFLNWYNVKGVYEAYAEMQQAL; this is encoded by the coding sequence GTGGGTGAGACCGTGTTTTTCAGCGTTGTGATACCGACTTATAATCGCCAACCGATCTTAGAAAAGTGCCTCCGTGCCTTGGAGGTGCAAGAGTTAAGCCAGCCAAGTTCGGTTACTGATTACGAGATTGTCTTGGTGGATGATGGTTCTACTGATGGCACATTGGAGTGGTTGGCAGAACACAAAGAAGAGTTTCGCCATGTGCGATGGTTTCAACAAGATCATGCTGGTCCAGCTGCGGCTCGGAATTTGGGGGTAGAACAGGCGCAGGGAGACACAATTATCTTTATTGATAGCGATCTAGTAGTGCTGAAGAATTTCCTGCAAGCTCATGCTGACGCGTTAGTGCAGGGGAAAGAGAAATTGGGGAGCGATCGCTTTTTCACTTACGGTGCAGTTATTAATACTTGCAATTTCGACAATCCAACGGCTGAACCCTACAAAGTTACAGATTTTTCAGCAGCTTTTTTTGCTACGGGAAATGTAGCAATCCCTAAACATTGGTTAGACAAAGCCGGACTTTTTGACACGAGCTTTCAACTCTATGGCTGGGAAGATTTAGAATTAGGAGTGCGGCTGAAAAAACTAGGTTTGACACTAATTAAATGTCCAGAAGCCGTAGGATATCACTGGCATCCAGCATTTAACTTAGAGCAAATTCCCCGATTAATTGACCAAGAAATTCAACGCGGACGTATGGGAGTTTTGTTTTATCAAAAGCATCCCACATGGGAAGTGCGAATGATGATTCAAATGACTTGGCTGCATCGCTTACTTTGGGGAATTTTGTCACTTAACGGGGCGCTAAATGAACGGACAATGGCTCCGTTATTGCAATGGCTAATTAATTTAGGTAAACCGCAATTAGCTTTAGAAATTGCTCGAATCTTTCTCAACTGGTATAACGTGAAGGGTGTTTATGAAGCCTATGCCGAAATGCAGCAAGCATTGTGA
- a CDS encoding PhoX family phosphatase, translating into MSQLSRRQILVFFAGSAGAAVLGDTILDGVSSIAGANNRTLSFTPVRLPHPLPVYKQQKSFLPTAIGQGQVINPSANAKLNSYNVVDDVVVPPEYERYVIISWGDRVFPNKDEYFGYNNDYTGFIPLGRTNDIGYLWVNHEYVSFPFSDLAPEAPADVKGLPTTFESVIGWALPATRGIEFDGEALYNLGGSIIRISRRNSSNRYAVIKGDARNRRLHGLSGLGINSQRSDEYKNVTSWGSRSYQKGDQNYLIATGPAATQVFNLSSDGLGNKIIGTGYNCSGGTTPWGTILSAEENFQGSVGSFVGVTESVNPNGTQTGYIDGTTGKTFGLVGEKYGWIVEIDPVNPNFRPRKHTSLGRFRHENVAIRAEAKKPLIAYMGDDRRGGHTWKFVSAGVISSPTSKANSNLWDSGTLYVARYNPNGTGQWIPLRLTTPTNPISPSVISSVEFAALGSAQRNGLLPLPKRNGIAGQTTDGGALAVDRTNEADRLPGYQGKKLSDFYTSQGAILVDAFLAANLAGGTPTARPEDIEVHPTTKEVFIAYTDGAPGSDGYPDSRIFQVAKLSTDVNATQQSGGLYKIIEDSADGTGLTFRWKRFAQGGEAGSVSGAGFANVDNLVFDNKANVWGVTDMSTTTHNGFNVGAAGTVTSIDHAASGNVSNFTGVFGNNWLFYIPTTGANAGEVIPFAHGPVRCEMTGPTFVGDTLIISVQHPGEDSPINDGTILSRDIELLDLSGVTFNQARTVARGSSWPSNIPTADGGKGQPKSFPKPSVIGIKRKNLTGNFT; encoded by the coding sequence ATGTCTCAATTAAGTCGCAGACAAATTTTAGTATTTTTTGCTGGCAGTGCTGGTGCTGCTGTATTGGGAGACACAATTCTAGATGGTGTTTCTAGTATTGCAGGAGCAAATAACAGGACACTAAGCTTTACACCAGTGCGCTTACCCCATCCTTTGCCCGTTTATAAACAGCAAAAAAGTTTCTTGCCAACTGCAATTGGTCAGGGACAGGTAATCAATCCATCTGCAAATGCGAAGTTAAACAGCTACAACGTAGTTGATGATGTTGTAGTGCCACCAGAGTATGAACGTTATGTAATTATCAGCTGGGGCGATCGCGTTTTTCCTAACAAAGATGAATATTTCGGTTACAACAACGATTATACGGGTTTTATTCCTCTGGGCAGAACCAACGATATCGGCTATTTGTGGGTCAATCACGAATATGTGAGTTTTCCATTTTCCGATCTAGCACCAGAAGCTCCTGCTGATGTTAAAGGATTGCCTACCACCTTTGAATCAGTGATTGGTTGGGCTTTACCTGCCACCAGAGGTATTGAATTTGACGGCGAAGCACTATATAACTTAGGCGGATCAATCATCCGCATCTCCCGACGTAATTCCAGTAACCGTTATGCTGTGATTAAAGGTGATGCGAGAAATCGTCGCCTTCATGGTCTTTCTGGGTTGGGAATTAATAGCCAAAGGAGTGATGAATATAAAAATGTCACTTCTTGGGGAAGTCGTAGCTACCAAAAAGGCGATCAAAACTATCTCATCGCAACTGGCCCAGCTGCAACCCAAGTATTTAACCTCTCCTCCGATGGACTAGGTAACAAAATTATTGGCACTGGCTATAACTGTTCTGGCGGTACAACTCCTTGGGGAACTATTTTAAGTGCTGAAGAAAACTTTCAAGGAAGTGTAGGATCTTTTGTTGGTGTCACAGAATCAGTTAACCCTAATGGTACTCAAACAGGTTACATCGATGGCACCACTGGTAAGACCTTCGGTTTAGTTGGTGAAAAATACGGTTGGATTGTCGAAATTGATCCCGTTAATCCAAATTTCCGCCCTCGCAAACATACTTCGTTGGGTCGTTTCCGCCATGAAAACGTTGCTATCCGTGCTGAAGCTAAGAAACCATTAATCGCCTACATGGGTGATGACAGACGTGGCGGACACACCTGGAAATTTGTCAGTGCAGGTGTTATTTCTTCACCAACCAGCAAAGCCAACAGCAATTTGTGGGATAGTGGTACATTGTATGTCGCCCGCTACAATCCAAATGGTACGGGTCAATGGATACCGTTACGTTTAACTACTCCCACCAATCCCATTTCGCCATCGGTAATTTCTTCTGTGGAGTTTGCTGCTTTGGGTTCGGCTCAAAGAAATGGTCTTTTACCTCTACCAAAACGTAATGGTATTGCAGGTCAAACTACAGATGGTGGTGCCCTCGCAGTCGATCGCACCAATGAAGCTGATAGACTACCTGGTTATCAAGGTAAGAAGCTATCTGACTTCTACACTTCCCAAGGTGCTATTCTCGTTGATGCTTTCTTAGCAGCAAATTTGGCTGGCGGAACTCCCACAGCACGTCCAGAAGATATAGAAGTGCATCCGACTACCAAAGAAGTCTTCATTGCCTATACTGATGGTGCGCCGGGAAGTGACGGTTATCCAGATTCGCGCATTTTCCAGGTTGCCAAGTTGAGTACAGATGTTAACGCAACGCAGCAATCAGGGGGACTGTACAAGATTATTGAAGATAGTGCCGATGGTACAGGTCTAACCTTCCGTTGGAAGAGATTTGCTCAAGGTGGAGAAGCCGGATCAGTTTCTGGTGCTGGTTTTGCCAATGTAGATAACTTAGTGTTCGACAATAAAGCAAATGTTTGGGGTGTGACAGATATGTCTACCACCACTCACAATGGTTTTAATGTTGGTGCTGCCGGTACTGTAACTAGCATCGACCACGCTGCCAGTGGTAATGTTTCTAACTTCACAGGAGTTTTCGGTAATAACTGGTTATTCTACATTCCTACTACTGGTGCTAATGCGGGAGAGGTAATACCATTTGCTCATGGGCCGGTGCGTTGTGAGATGACAGGGCCAACTTTTGTAGGAGATACGCTGATTATTTCGGTACAGCATCCCGGCGAAGATAGCCCAATTAACGATGGCACAATTCTGAGTCGTGATATTGAATTACTGGATTTGAGTGGTGTTACATTCAATCAGGCTCGGACTGTGGCTCGTGGTAGTAGTTGGCCAAGTAACATCCCAACTGCTGACGGTGGTAAAGGTCAACCTAAAAGCTTTCCTAAACCATCTGTAATTGGCATCAAACGTAAGAATCTTACTGGTAATTTTACTTAG
- a CDS encoding PEP-CTERM sorting domain-containing protein: MKLAKDISIAAFAVAISVATIAKPTQAALVNYGFTVNATSGDNPGQYFGSFQYNDSTLIGIGEETLGISNGLSIAFNYLGTQYTEANDFDYPSSPVVSFTDGNLSGLSYLVEDQFFIGNDPGKPNTGGTKFYSILSADLFSTTEVGTVSYSKSTPVPEPMTIIGIAIAGAMALGMKRKKKLSGVN, translated from the coding sequence ATGAAATTAGCTAAAGATATTAGCATTGCTGCTTTTGCTGTTGCTATCTCGGTTGCTACTATTGCTAAACCGACGCAAGCTGCCTTGGTGAATTATGGTTTCACCGTGAATGCAACATCGGGCGATAATCCCGGTCAATATTTCGGCTCTTTTCAATATAATGATTCGACCTTAATCGGCATAGGTGAGGAAACCCTAGGCATTAGCAATGGATTATCTATTGCGTTTAACTACTTGGGTACTCAATATACAGAGGCAAATGATTTTGATTACCCATCATCTCCTGTAGTCAGCTTTACAGATGGCAACCTGTCAGGACTGAGCTATTTGGTTGAAGATCAGTTTTTCATTGGGAATGATCCAGGTAAGCCAAATACAGGAGGAACAAAATTTTATAGCATTCTGAGTGCTGACTTATTCTCTACAACAGAGGTGGGTACAGTAAGCTACTCTAAGAGTACACCAGTACCAGAACCGATGACTATTATTGGTATAGCGATCGCAGGTGCTATGGCGTTGGGGATGAAACGCAAGAAAAAACTATCTGGAGTGAATTAG
- a CDS encoding argininosuccinate synthase gives MGRAKKVVLAYSGGVDTSVCIPYLKQEWGVEEVITLAADLGQGDELEPIREKALKSGASESLVADVKDSFVKDYAFGAIQANALYENRYPLGTALARPLIAKILVETAEKYGADAIAHGCTGKGNDQVRFDVSVTALNPNLKILAPAREWGMSREETIAYGEKFGIPSPVKKSSPYSIDKNLLGRSIEAGLLEDPSFEPPEEIYEMTKAIADTPNEPEYIEIGFHGGIPTTINGIAKQPVELIEELNQLVGNHAVGRIDMIENRLVGIKSREIYESPAMLVLIQAHRDLESLTLTADVTHYKRGIEETYSQIVYNGLWYSPLKVALDAFIQKTQERVSGTVRVKLFKGNSTIVGRSSDNSLYTPDLATYGADDQFDHKAAEGFIYVWGLPTRIWSRQIKS, from the coding sequence ATGGGTCGCGCCAAAAAGGTTGTCCTGGCATATTCTGGTGGAGTGGATACTTCCGTTTGCATCCCTTACCTCAAACAGGAGTGGGGTGTGGAAGAGGTGATTACCCTAGCAGCAGATTTAGGTCAGGGAGATGAATTAGAGCCAATTCGAGAAAAAGCCCTGAAATCGGGTGCAAGTGAATCACTCGTGGCGGATGTCAAAGACAGCTTCGTTAAAGATTACGCTTTTGGAGCGATTCAAGCCAACGCACTTTATGAAAATCGTTATCCTCTAGGAACTGCTCTTGCCCGCCCACTGATCGCTAAAATATTAGTAGAAACGGCTGAAAAATATGGTGCTGATGCGATCGCTCACGGTTGCACCGGCAAAGGTAACGATCAGGTTCGTTTTGATGTCTCTGTAACCGCGCTGAACCCCAACCTAAAAATCCTCGCACCAGCCAGAGAATGGGGTATGAGCCGTGAGGAAACCATCGCTTATGGTGAGAAGTTTGGTATCCCCTCACCGGTCAAAAAATCTTCTCCCTACAGCATTGACAAAAATTTGCTCGGTCGTAGCATTGAAGCTGGTTTACTCGAAGATCCGTCATTTGAGCCACCAGAAGAAATTTATGAGATGACCAAAGCGATCGCTGACACTCCCAACGAGCCAGAGTACATCGAAATTGGTTTCCACGGTGGTATTCCCACAACCATCAACGGCATAGCCAAACAGCCAGTTGAACTAATTGAAGAACTCAATCAGCTTGTAGGAAATCACGCCGTTGGACGGATAGATATGATTGAAAACCGTCTGGTTGGGATCAAATCGCGGGAAATCTACGAATCACCCGCGATGTTAGTGCTAATCCAGGCACATAGAGACTTAGAAAGCTTGACTTTAACGGCAGATGTCACCCATTACAAGCGTGGCATTGAAGAAACTTATAGCCAAATCGTTTACAACGGTTTGTGGTATAGTCCACTCAAAGTTGCACTAGATGCCTTTATTCAAAAGACACAAGAGCGAGTCTCTGGAACTGTGCGAGTGAAGTTATTCAAGGGTAACTCCACGATAGTTGGGCGTTCGAGCGATAATTCCCTCTATACTCCTGATTTGGCAACCTACGGAGCCGATGACCAATTTGACCATAAAGCTGCTGAAGGTTTTATCTATGTTTGGGGACTACCAACTCGCATTTGGTCGCGGCAAATAAAAAGTTAG
- a CDS encoding DedA family protein, whose protein sequence is MSLELISLENIQELAHNYGYWAIFLGILLENLGIPLPGETVTLVGGFLAGSDELNYWLVLGDAIMGAVIGGTCGYWIGRVSGWPFLVKVGSIFRISEVRLLTIKDQFSQNSAKAVFFGRFLALLRVFAAPLAGIAEMPFGKFFLYNFLGAVAWASLMVTLAFFAGKIVSLEQLVAWVGQFAIAALLIITALIVVPLWLESRQVKEASSEE, encoded by the coding sequence ATGTCTTTAGAGCTGATTTCACTAGAAAATATCCAGGAATTGGCCCATAATTACGGGTATTGGGCAATTTTTTTGGGAATTTTGCTAGAAAATTTAGGCATTCCCCTTCCTGGTGAAACCGTGACCCTTGTGGGCGGGTTTTTAGCTGGCAGCGATGAACTAAATTACTGGCTGGTTCTCGGTGACGCAATTATGGGTGCGGTAATTGGCGGCACTTGTGGCTATTGGATTGGTAGAGTTAGCGGTTGGCCTTTTCTGGTAAAAGTTGGTAGCATATTTCGGATTTCTGAAGTGCGGTTGCTGACTATTAAAGATCAATTTAGTCAAAATTCTGCTAAAGCTGTATTTTTCGGACGTTTTTTAGCATTATTGCGAGTTTTTGCGGCACCACTAGCTGGTATAGCCGAAATGCCTTTTGGAAAATTCTTTTTATACAATTTTTTAGGAGCAGTTGCTTGGGCTAGTTTGATGGTGACATTAGCTTTTTTTGCTGGCAAAATTGTCTCTTTAGAACAATTGGTTGCTTGGGTAGGTCAATTTGCGATCGCAGCTTTATTAATCATCACTGCCTTAATTGTTGTACCCCTGTGGCTAGAGTCTCGCCAAGTTAAAGAAGCGAGTAGTGAAGAGTAA
- a CDS encoding STAS domain-containing protein, whose protein sequence is MILTQELQVILFKPQGSIDLEGGKALSEQMAGVVPQAHQLWVIDLAKVNFMDSSGLVPLVKGLKAARQSGCRLVLCNVQTPVRLILELTQLDTVFEIFPTYEDIFTGEDI, encoded by the coding sequence ATGATTCTCACACAAGAACTTCAAGTTATTTTGTTTAAGCCCCAAGGAAGCATAGATTTAGAAGGCGGAAAGGCTTTGAGTGAACAGATGGCTGGAGTAGTGCCTCAAGCTCATCAACTCTGGGTTATTGACTTAGCAAAGGTTAATTTCATGGACAGTTCTGGGTTAGTCCCTTTAGTCAAAGGGTTGAAAGCTGCACGTCAGAGCGGTTGCCGTTTAGTTCTATGCAACGTGCAAACTCCTGTACGGCTAATTTTGGAACTTACCCAGCTAGATACAGTATTTGAAATTTTTCCCACTTACGAAGACATTTTCACTGGCGAAGATATTTAG
- a CDS encoding Npun_F5560 family protein encodes MSQSDTPNIQVLSTEVSQLRQELQLRDQLVQQLSQELFRLVKGNTSFMPQQPDLERDLSQLQALQEQLQAVEQQVAFYQEQITTRDSEIYQLRQSVQELTDRTRMLEQVVQELPQIYRRKFEERMTPVREKVAMLQRENRKLQAELQSVSYRLALKTRNASHSGIDLPNFPRPASEQTNLSTPQNA; translated from the coding sequence GTGAGCCAATCTGATACACCAAATATTCAAGTTCTCTCTACGGAAGTTTCGCAGCTACGCCAAGAGTTGCAACTCCGCGATCAATTAGTGCAACAACTATCTCAAGAACTCTTCCGGCTAGTAAAGGGTAATACTAGTTTTATGCCCCAGCAGCCGGATCTTGAGCGCGATCTGAGCCAGTTACAGGCATTGCAAGAACAACTCCAAGCTGTTGAGCAGCAGGTGGCGTTCTACCAAGAGCAAATTACAACTCGTGACTCCGAAATTTATCAATTGCGACAGTCAGTCCAAGAACTTACAGATCGCACTCGGATGTTAGAGCAAGTAGTACAAGAGTTGCCTCAAATTTACCGTCGAAAGTTTGAGGAGCGGATGACACCAGTGAGAGAAAAGGTAGCAATGCTACAACGGGAAAATCGCAAACTGCAAGCAGAACTGCAAAGTGTGAGTTACCGTTTAGCACTCAAAACTCGCAATGCTAGTCACAGTGGAATTGATTTGCCAAATTTTCCCCGCCCAGCGTCGGAACAAACTAATCTTTCAACTCCCCAGAATGCCTAA
- the rpsF gene encoding 30S ribosomal protein S6, with the protein MTTNYETMYILRPDLGDEQAEQAITKYQNLLRDQGAEDIQIQNRGKRRLAYEIKKHRDGIYIQLNYSAPATAIAPFERAMRLSEEVIRYLTIKQDIAEEKPPKEEKEKPTKVAAPV; encoded by the coding sequence ATGACTACAAATTACGAAACAATGTACATCCTCCGTCCCGACCTAGGAGACGAACAGGCAGAGCAAGCAATTACTAAATATCAGAATTTGCTTCGCGATCAAGGCGCTGAGGATATCCAAATTCAAAATCGTGGTAAGCGTCGTCTAGCTTATGAAATCAAAAAACACCGCGATGGGATCTATATCCAGTTAAACTACAGTGCGCCTGCAACTGCGATCGCTCCTTTTGAACGCGCTATGCGCTTGAGTGAAGAAGTGATTCGCTATTTGACAATTAAGCAGGATATCGCCGAGGAAAAACCCCCTAAAGAGGAAAAGGAAAAGCCCACTAAAGTAGCTGCACCTGTCTAA
- a CDS encoding fumarylacetoacetate hydrolase family protein, producing the protein MAQRYVRIQNQEGQIYYGILQLSLNVQVLDAPPWLQGQPTDLILTPENYQILAPCAPSKIVAVGKNYAEHAAEMGTPVPSEPLIFLKPPTTIIPSEREIKYPPQSQRVDYEGELALVIGDYAFECTPEVAQTKIWGYTIANDVTARDLQKLDAQWTRAKGFDTFCPLGPWIVRELNPGARLQTFVNDDINPVQSACIDQMVFSPDVLVSYISQVMTLLPGDLILTGTPEGVSQLHPGDRVRVEIEGIGRLENTVVAR; encoded by the coding sequence ATGGCACAGCGCTACGTGCGGATTCAAAATCAAGAAGGACAGATTTACTATGGGATACTACAACTATCCCTCAATGTACAGGTGCTAGATGCTCCGCCCTGGTTACAAGGACAACCAACTGATTTAATTTTGACACCAGAAAATTATCAAATTCTGGCTCCTTGCGCTCCCTCAAAAATTGTGGCGGTGGGTAAGAATTATGCAGAACATGCTGCCGAAATGGGAACTCCAGTACCTTCTGAACCACTAATTTTTCTCAAGCCACCCACGACTATCATTCCATCTGAGAGGGAAATTAAGTATCCTCCCCAGTCACAAAGAGTTGACTACGAAGGAGAGTTAGCATTAGTGATTGGCGATTACGCTTTTGAATGTACACCAGAGGTAGCCCAAACAAAAATTTGGGGCTACACCATTGCCAATGACGTAACAGCGCGGGATTTACAAAAACTGGATGCTCAATGGACGCGAGCCAAAGGTTTTGATACTTTCTGTCCTTTGGGCCCTTGGATTGTACGAGAGTTAAATCCAGGAGCGAGATTGCAGACTTTTGTGAATGACGATATTAACCCAGTTCAATCTGCCTGTATCGATCAGATGGTATTTTCCCCTGATGTTTTAGTTTCTTACATTAGCCAGGTGATGACGCTACTACCCGGTGATTTGATACTTACAGGTACACCAGAGGGTGTAAGTCAATTACATCCAGGCGATCGCGTCCGCGTCGAAATTGAAGGTATTGGTCGCCTGGAAAACACCGTAGTGGCTCGTTAA
- a CDS encoding Tic20 family protein encodes MSWRGSTTVSDRIFACLPYLLPLIEVFVFGRYLLSDFPPLQLLFLPLLPLLRIYYGVRYAGMIIFFALFLLVVRNEKISHFIRFNTMQAILLDIIIFLFNILTDVVGLVPVGGFAIQTLSTTIFIGIVGAVAYSVIQSVSGRYAEIPAISDAVYMQVR; translated from the coding sequence ATGTCTTGGCGCGGGTCTACAACGGTTTCAGATAGAATTTTTGCTTGTTTGCCTTATTTGCTTCCTCTAATTGAGGTTTTTGTATTTGGTAGATATTTACTATCAGATTTTCCACCGCTACAACTACTGTTTCTGCCGCTTCTGCCATTGTTGAGAATATACTACGGCGTGCGTTATGCAGGAATGATTATTTTCTTTGCTTTATTTTTGCTAGTAGTCAGAAACGAAAAAATTAGTCACTTTATTCGTTTCAACACCATGCAAGCAATCCTTTTGGATATCATTATCTTTTTGTTTAACATCCTCACTGATGTTGTGGGACTAGTTCCCGTTGGTGGTTTTGCAATCCAAACTCTATCCACAACCATTTTTATTGGCATAGTGGGAGCAGTTGCATATTCAGTAATCCAGTCTGTAAGCGGGCGTTATGCAGAAATCCCAGCGATTTCGGATGCAGTGTACATGCAAGTACGCTAA